The genomic DNA GGAGAGAGACAGGGCAGTGATCTCTTGTTCTCTCCCTGCCTTGGGCTAGCGAGCCCTCCAGGATCCCAACGTGGCTGCTTTCATGGTGGAGCCCATTCAGGGGGAAGCTGGTGTCATCGTCCCTCATCCAGGCTACCTCACTGGAGTCAGAGATCTCTGCACCAAGTTCCAGGTGAGGACTAGGAACTGACTGCGGACTACAAGCAGTGGGCTGGGGGGGCCCCTTTGACTGGGCCAGACTATCATCTGGCTGGGCCTTTAGGTTTGGGACCAAACCACTGAGGAAGGAGGTTGACTCCAGGAGTCCTTAGGAAGAAGGCCCCTGGGGATGCTCCGAAGGCATCCTCCTGTCCTCTGATTCTTCAGTGGGCTCTGGAGTAACCAGCCAGTGCTGCAGTGAGTGGAGGCTGCTGGGATCTCATGGCTGCTCCAGGGTCTGGTTTAAAACGAAGCATGGGCTCCAACCAGAGTCTCCTTTGATGGTTCATTCCCTTATctctttccttgacttctttTACGGACTCCTCAGAAGGAGAAATGATTTATCCCAGAACCATTCAAATGCTAGTGCTCTGTTGACCAAAGGGACTTTATTTGAGATGTAAAAAGCAGAGCCCTTCCCATCCCAACCCACCACCCAGCAAATTAATTCTGCGTTTTGAACTCTTGTCATGAAGTTGGGATCCAGGTTTAGGAGGTCATGGTTGGTCTTCTGATTGCTTTCAGGTAAAACATAATTTGACTTTTCATGGAAGAACAACTGGGAGGAGGGCATGGCCCATGATTGGTTAGACAAGAATCTGAGTCGTCCTTGTGTTCTGGTGGCCAGAATAGCTCACTAGGTCTTGGGCTGCCCTAAGAGGAGAGACCTGGATTCTGGGAAGAAATGGGGGCCCAACTCTGTGGCCTTTGACCCTGGTCAAGCACGTGGTTGTGGTGGGTTGCGTTTGGCTTGAGGCACCAAGGAAATTCATTTCAGAAAGTTCATTGATAGTGCTGGCAGAAAATAGGgaatcttggggcagctaagtggtgtagtgggtggaatgccagccctggagttaatctgacctcagacacttacagtaattacctagctgtgtgaccttgggcaagtcacttaaccctgttaaatgaatttttaaaaagttatgaagaaaagaaaatagggaatCTTTTAACTACTATAGCCATTTGATCAAAGCTATCAAGTAATCAACAGAATTCTCTTTGCAGATACTTTTAAAGCTTTGTTTAATGAGGAATTCCTCTTGGCTCCTTCTTCTGCAGCTGTGGCTCCTTAGGATCACAAGATTCTTGGCATCTAGATATTTGATACCAGGGCACTGACCATGTGCCGGTGGGCTGAGGGCCTGAATGGTCTTCAGAAGCTGCATTGTAGACTTGCTTCTGGTTGCTAAGAGGGCTCAGGTTTCAGTGGGCAAAGGGACTAGCAGAGCAGCCTGGTGGGTGGGGTCAGGTGTGCTTTACTGGGGTATGGGCTGCATTCCTTGGGGCAAGGTGAGATcacccattaattggggaatgactctcaAACCCTAGTGTATTAGGACAAgccaagtcaacaaacatttaagcatGTATTAAATGCCAAATGTAGAACAGCTGCAAAGTGGGTGACTTTCTGGGCCTTCCATCTCCTCAACCCCCAGGTCTTTCCCTGATGTCTGACCTCACCTTCTCCCTAATTTTGTACTTTGGAAGTTGGCTTTTTGGACCTAAAAGTAAGACCTGCCATTGACCCTTCTTATAGCCACCTTCCCCATTTGACTCCACTGGTCTAGACTGGTAAGGTGTGATTGAAAACCGTCTCTGCATTTGTTAGCTACCCCACTTCTGTCTGGGGTCCAGGCCATGGCCAGGCATGCTAGGGAGCACTGGTGGCTGGCCCATCTGCAGCTCTCCCAGGGAAACCTCATTCTATAACCCTTGCTAAACTGGACGTGGTTGGGGACCTCAGGCTCCATATTGAACtcagtttgttttccttttaggttCTCTTCATAGCTGATGAAATACAGACGGGATTAGCCAGGACTGGAAGGTGGCTGGCCGTTGATTATGAAAACGTCAGGCCTGACATCATCCTCCTCGGAAAGGCCCTCTCTGGAGGCTTGTACCCTGTAAGCTTCATCCTCCCTGCCACTCTCATTAAAATTGCACAAACTGATGAACCAAGGACAGAGTTCTTGGTTCAGCCAGTGTCTGGTGCAGCTGCATCCGGGACAGGCTGGCAGTGGTGTCCTTTGGAGTTGGGTTTAGACATTGTGCTTGGAAAATTCCTGGGAGCTTTGCTTTCATGGAGGCTCAGTAGTGTGCGGAAGATGACACCAATGAGTTGCAGCAGTTCTTCTGTGGGCTTCAGTGTCTTGGAAGGTGATTCCCAGGCTCTGAAACATGGCAGACagactcttcctcctcctccgtCTCCTCTGCAATTAGAAGAATTCCAAAGATGCTGGAAGGCAGCTCCTTGAGCCCCTCTTGTGATGTCTGTCTGCCAGTTACTGTCCAAAGGACCTAGAGTGTTCTAGACTATTTGGTCCCCTTCATCTTTGAGCTGTCTGTACCTGGAACGCGGTGTTTGAAGACACTTGGATCATTTGCCCTCTCTCCTTCTAGGTCTCGGCTGTATTATGTGATGATGAAGTTATGTTGACCATTAAGCCAGGAGAGCATGGGTCAACATATGGAGGCAATCCTCTGGCCTGCCGAGTGGCCATAGCATCCCTGGAGGTATGAGTCTTCCTCTCCCCCAGGGGTTTCTTTTCCTCCTCGGACTTAAAAGACCAGGGAGGTTTTCTGAAGTTGGAGCAGCTCCCACTTAATATCAGAATGTTTGTAAAGAAGTTGAGGTTATCAGAAGTAGAGCATGTGCAAAGGCCAAGAGACTTACATTTGTAAGTGATGAGACAGAAAAGGTCCCCACGCTTGGCTTGGAAGAGGGCCTCAGCCCAGGTCTAGAGCTTGGTTCTTGGGGCAGTGCCCTTGGTGTTCTTTAAGGCCATAAGAGGGTTTAGCTGGGCAACTCACGTCCAAGACTGCCACGCCAATACCAGGCTTTTTCAAGCCAGAGGCTCTGCTTTGTTCTTTATGGGACCACAGCGTTCTGGACCATAGGAGGGGGCTGTTGTAGCTGGGTAGGTGGGGGTATGTGAGAAAAGTGCTCATTTGGGAATAAACCCGAGGTACCAGGCCAGGCAGTAATGAGACAGCACTGCCCCTTAACACTCATAGTTTAGCAGCAAAAAGATgttttgttgtggttgttcagtcCCTTCCATCGTGTCCTACTCTTTTttaccccttttggggtttttcttggcaaagacactggaatggtttaccatttcctcctccagttcattttacagatgaagaaactgagggaagcaaggttaaatgacttgcccaggttcacacagctaataagtaagtgtctgaggctggatttgaagccgatttgaactcaggaagatgagtcttcctgactgcagaccaggtgctctatccactgcacatctAGTTGCCGCCCCCCAATAAATCAATCACTAGATGCACAAGAGCTACAAACAGAGGGTGTGGAAGGAGAGAGCATCATGGCCTTCGGTGGAGGGAGCTCTCAAGAACCTCTTGGGTCTTTAGGCTGTCGGGGGTGGGGGGCTAAGGAAAGCATttaaggaagaggtagaaagataCAGATTTGGGGAAAGCATGGTGTGGTGGGAGGTCCAAGAATCTGGAAGAAGAGGTGGTGAAGTGAAAGGCTGGTGATTGTGAGGCATCTCAGGAAAGATGGCAGAGTTCAGCATGGCTAGAGGTGGAGGTGAGGCCAATGAGTAGCAGAGGTGAGATCCTTGGAGGCAGGGagctcccctttccttcctctctgccCATCTTCCCAGTCCCTCTTTTTATCTCagcctctttttttctgtcttgtctTCTTCCACATTTCTGCTTTAAAAAAGGACTAGCCCTAATTTATGAATGTGTTTTAAAGGTTTTGGAAGAGGAGGACCTGGCTAACAATGCAGAGGTAATGGGAAACATCCTAAGGAGAGAACTGATGAAGTTGCCTTCTGACATTGTAACAGCTGTAAGAGGAAAAGGATTATTGAACGCTATTGTGATCAGAGAAACAAAAGGTATGGAGGACATTTGTTATGGAAGcgtttgtgattttcttttttcaggaagAACTAAGATTTAGAGACTATTTACATGattatttaacaaattatttcttaagttcagctGTATTTGAAATGATCATATCTTAGCTAATCCATCCACTGACCTTGGAAGAGTGTTagctcttattttaaaatttttacataaaaatctttagattttttttttctcattgaagGTTGATGAGTTAGTAAGAGGAAGCTTttgtttctaatttctaattatgTTTGCTTAtcttgttttgttcatttttgtgaCACAACTTGAGAGAGCCTAGGGCTTTATGTATTTAATAATTTGGGGTGAGTTCTAATAATTGGCATTTTCAGGAAAAACTTCTactgttgccttttttttttttggcagggctgtagggttaagtggcttgcccaaggtcacacagctaggtaattattaagtatctgaggtcaaatttgaactcaggtactcctgactccaggactggtgcgcCACCTAGCTAGCTGCCCCACTGCTGCCTTTTTCAAAAGCTGCTGCCATCTTGTTTTTGATAGCTCTCTTAAAATCAATTAGAcctttgtccttctttcttattGGACaagtttttaaagaagttttcaacagtaaGAAACATCTCAACCATGTGAAAGAGAATGTTTAATGCTAGAACTTGCTCTGAGGTGTGGTCCCCTAAAGAATGCAAGTTTGGCGTCTCAGCCACCTGAGCCTGGCAAACCCAGTTTTCCAATATTGTTCAATCAATCCTGGCTCTTGTGGCTGGTTTCCTGTGGCCTTTTGGGTGCATCTGTCATACCTCATAGGGTGGATTCTGCCAGGCTCTGAGGTGCCAGCGAACTGCCCCAGTTATATATTGTAGGTCAGGTTGGGCTTCACCCTGGAGATGGAGCAGGATTGAGGTCAGATCTTGATCTTGGAGAggaattggatgggggggggaCTTTGCTCACAGATGCCATAAACTTGCTCTGATAGCAGTGtttgagtttctattttatctttagaTTATGATGCTTGGAAAGTGTGTCTGAGACTTCGGGACAATGGACTTCTGGCCAAACCCACCCACGGGGATATCATTCGGCTGGCACCACCCCTCGTGATCAAGGAAGACGAAGTCCGAGAGTCCGTGGAAATCATCAACAAGACCATTTTGTCTTTCTGAGGGTTTTGTTTTCCATTGTATCGGGTAGCTGGCTCAAGGTGGATGGTCTCTTTCTACTCTTTCTGCTCTTAGGGCAAATATGATCCACTCCTGCATGTCTTAAaggacttattttattttttagaatagaGCAAAAATTGAATCATCTACAGTTTGCCTGGTAAACTGAGAGATTCTGTTCGCTTCACTGTATTGTCTTCTTTCTCGGCTGAGTGGCTGActtgtatctatctatctgtgtgttgtcattttttaaattcttggaAGTATTGGCCACTGAGGCTGAAACATACCTAGAGTGTGGTTGGGTTTTTGTAACTGGGCCTTTTTATGAAAAGGCATCAAAAACTTTTGTATTTGAAACATTtaactcggggggggggggattacgTGGAAGATTTGCTTAACTTTGAGGAGAATCAGGGAAGGCCAGTAGCACGCCTCTGGGAAGCGGTGGAATATCGGGTCATGAGGATGTCAGAAACTGGCTCTCGAATGCTGGAGTGTGTGTTCTTGGGATGCCTGCCGTtcctgtttctttgtttttgagtTAAACTCTTTTTAAAGCAGGGTTGAGGAGGGCCTGCTCTAATCCACCATTTGAAAACTGTCACCTTTTCTGTAGCTTCAACATTTTGTTTAtactaaaaataaagtatttaagcTGTCTATGCCTTTTTATGCCTGGGCATTGCTGTCACCTGATGGCCTGGGGGGCAGAGGGAAGGCAGTGGGGGGAAGATTGTCTTTGTCCAGTCCTCTGGACAAGATCCTGTGCCCAGGGGATTGAGTATTTTGGAATAGACAGGAAGGAGGGTGTGAGAGTGTGTGCTTGTGTTTGCCCAATATGACCACAAAGCGATGTATGCACCACAGACTGTGGGAACTTTGGGGCAATCCTGGTTTGTTAGGACCACAAGTTCTTTGGGGAATAGAAGACCACCCTCCAGGGCAGGCATGGTTCTAGAGGAGGCCTTTGTCTGGGCCAGATGAGAGGGCTTGTCCCACCATCAGGCTGTGGACAGTTAACTGTCCTCCTTCCCTTCTGGCTTGCTCCAGGACTCCCTGGGCTCGGTGTCATCTCCTTAAGACTGGGGGTCATAGTTTTATCCTCCCAGTGCCCGTCACAGTGTGGGGAGCTTGGGAGCAGTGATAAACGcttagtttcttttcctttcttctaaccTAGGCCTGGTCAGTAACTTTTCACTCCTCTTTTGAGAGTGCTTAGAGATCCTGGGAGGGAGGAGCTGGGCCTCAACCAagcagagggagagaaaggaaggcgGAAAAGGCAAATTAATGGGGTGACTCATGTTCTTGGGATTAATGACAAACTGTCTCTACCTCAGACCAAAGCCACCATTGTGTATGGAACCCTTGAAGGTGGGCCAAGTGCTTGATGTATTCTAGTATTTGTTCCTTGCACAGCCCTGTGAGCTTGGTGCTACTTTTACCAAATTCAGAGGAACAAATGAGCTCAGATCGAGGGACttgctgggggtgggggcagtTCAGAAATAACTGCTACAGGAATTGAACCTGGATCTTTTTTGGCTTCTCCACCCAGGGAACTTCCTAAGGGACAGTGTGTTCTTTACTCAAATAAAATAAGTTTGAGGTGTTTGGGGAGAAAAGAGATTTCTGCATCACAGAGGCCTAGTAGTAAAGGTGTAAAAATGATGAAGGAAGGGCCCTTATCTGGAGGCAAGCCGTCCGCAGGTGAGAGACAAGCTTTGGGCATCCGATCTGCTATGGAAAGATGAGGGGACAAGGACAATTGCATGCCAGCTTGGGTTAGCTGGCACATGGTTGAGGTAGCTgtgcttttgggggggggctcaCTTCCAGGTAGACTGTTGGGGAGGCTGGGTGGTTGGTCCTCAGATGCCTTCAGACTGGGCTTTATGAATTAAAGACCTTCCCTGTGTGGCACAGTTCACCACCTTCCAAAGCCAGGGCCCTTCCATCAGAGAGGCCTTTAGGGGGTGCAGCTCTGGAGTGGGAAGTCCTTTTAAGAAGTGAATATTCTGATACCTCCCTGGGACACCCTTTCCCTCCATGGGCAAAGGGGAACTGACATGTCCATGTAAAACAGCCTTTCTAGGGGAAGGTTGGGGGGTGTCTCCCTCTGCAGGACTCTTCTCCTTAAGCCCCATCCCCTTGAAAGAGGAGGACCCTGCCTGGTTATTAAGGAGATGGGGTCCCATCAAATTCGACATCTCCCATTATCTCTGTTCTAGTCTCTGAGGAACAAGGTGGTCTTGTTAAGACCAATGGGTTGGGCTCCTAAGTGGtgcggtgaatagagcaccagccctggagtcaggagggcctgagttcaaatctggcctcagacacttaataatgacctagctgtgtggccttgggcaagtcacttaaccccattaccttgcaaaaacctaataaaatcaATGGGTAGCTTGTGCCCCGAtcccatctcttcctttcttccctacaGCCTTGactcattctctttcctcctgCCCCCTCCACTTTAGATCTTCATTCTcttaagttctttttctttttaggttctaagtgacttgcccaaggccacacagctaggtcatttaataatgtctgaggccggatttgagctcaggtcctcctgactccagggccggtgctctcttcactgcggcacctagctgcccccttagatCTTTGTTTTCTCAACATCTGGCTCCTTTCTGACTTCTGACAAGGATACTAAAGTCTTCCCCACCCTTTAAAACCCCCCAACAGCTCCCCCCACCATCTGGTCACGCTTTGGTTGCCTCCATTTTGCAGTTTTCTAAAGTCATTGCCTCCATCTTAGCTCCCTCTCAACCACTTGCAATCTGAAGCAACTTCACCATTTTACTGCAGCTGCTCTTGAAAGTTCTGGACGTTCTCAAGCACCCTTG from Macrotis lagotis isolate mMagLag1 chromosome 4, bilby.v1.9.chrom.fasta, whole genome shotgun sequence includes the following:
- the OAT gene encoding ornithine aminotransferase, mitochondrial produces the protein MFSKLAKLPSFALFGRGIHSSVTLATSIAAKKTIQGPPTSEQIYEREAKYGAHNYHPLPVALERGKGIYVWDVEGRKYFDFLSAYSAVNQGHCHPKIVDALKTQADKLTLTSRAFYNNVLGEYEEYITKLFNYNKVLPMNTGVEAGETACKLARKWAYTVKGVPKYKAKIVFAAGNFWGRTISAISSSTDPTSYDGFGPFVPGFEIIPYNDLPALERALQDPNVAAFMVEPIQGEAGVIVPHPGYLTGVRDLCTKFQVLFIADEIQTGLARTGRWLAVDYENVRPDIILLGKALSGGLYPVSAVLCDDEVMLTIKPGEHGSTYGGNPLACRVAIASLEVLEEEDLANNAEVMGNILRRELMKLPSDIVTAVRGKGLLNAIVIRETKDYDAWKVCLRLRDNGLLAKPTHGDIIRLAPPLVIKEDEVRESVEIINKTILSF